A DNA window from Christiangramia salexigens contains the following coding sequences:
- a CDS encoding NAD(P)-dependent oxidoreductase: MKKFNQIVCVDNTKLNDEAIQGLKELSENEVEVYTDTPESNQQIIERIGEAQAIIVSWRTEIDAEVIDACSNLEYIGMACSLFDDESANVDVKHARNKGITVTGIKDYGDPGVTEFIISELIQLLNGYKSHQWKEMPVELGSSKVGIIGFGVTGQLLAKALLALGAEVSYYSRTRKPEWEQKGIEYKSLKDLLRSSDIISFHVPRNVKLLEEKEFGVLGNSKIIINTSLGLPFSEKAFYNWMKNEANYAILDGDGRKSLDSESLELERLISYDAGAGWSEQTLVRLSQKVLQNIENYCEKKNS; encoded by the coding sequence ATGAAGAAATTCAACCAGATCGTATGTGTTGATAATACCAAGCTGAACGATGAAGCGATCCAAGGTCTGAAGGAATTAAGTGAAAATGAGGTAGAGGTTTATACCGATACTCCCGAAAGCAATCAGCAAATAATAGAAAGAATAGGGGAAGCTCAGGCTATCATCGTGTCGTGGAGAACAGAGATCGATGCTGAGGTCATCGATGCCTGCTCTAACCTGGAATATATTGGTATGGCTTGTAGTCTGTTCGACGATGAATCTGCAAATGTAGATGTAAAGCATGCCCGAAATAAAGGTATCACAGTCACCGGAATTAAGGATTATGGCGATCCCGGAGTGACTGAATTCATTATTTCTGAACTTATCCAGCTTTTAAATGGATATAAATCCCATCAATGGAAGGAAATGCCGGTAGAACTGGGTAGCTCTAAGGTAGGTATAATCGGTTTTGGAGTAACAGGTCAGCTGCTGGCTAAAGCCCTCCTGGCACTTGGGGCTGAGGTCTCGTACTATAGCAGGACCAGAAAACCTGAATGGGAGCAAAAAGGTATTGAATACAAATCCCTGAAGGATTTGTTACGATCCAGTGATATTATCTCATTTCATGTGCCACGTAATGTAAAGCTCCTTGAAGAAAAAGAATTTGGGGTTTTGGGTAACTCCAAAATCATTATTAATACCTCTCTGGGACTACCTTTTTCTGAGAAAGCATTTTATAACTGGATGAAGAATGAGGCTAATTATGCCATATTAGACGGTGACGGTAGAAAATCTCTGGATTCAGAATCCTTGGAACTGGAGAGGCTTATCTCATACGATGCTGGTGCAGGATGGTCTGAACAAACCCTTGTAAGACTTTCTCAAAAAGTGCTACAAAACATAGAAAATTATTGTGAAAAGAAGAATTCTTAA
- a CDS encoding acyl-CoA carboxylase subunit beta: MSQNLDKLKEKIAEAHKGGGEKRIAKQHEKKKLTARERVDYLLDENSFEEIGILVTHRTTDFGMDKQKYYGDGVVTGYGTINGRLVYVFAQDFTVFGGSLSETHAEKICKIMDMAVKVGAPIIGLNDSGGARIQEGVKSLGGYADIFHRNVKASGVIPQISAIMGPCAGGAVYSPAMTDFTLMVEDTSYMFVTGPNVVKTVTNENVTSEELGGASTHSTKSGVTHLTCSNDIVCLENIKQLISYMPQNNRSAPDKLEFELGDEHREVLENIVPDSSNKPYDMHEVIQGIIDEDSFFEIHKNYADNIIVGFARIGGRSVGIVANQPMSLAGVLDVDSSKKAARFTRFCDCFNIPLLVLVDVPGFLPGTDQEWNGIILHGAKLLYALSEATVPKVTVITRKAYGGAYDVMNSKHIGADLNFAWPTAEIAVMGAKGASEIIFRKEIKESDDPEQKLAEKEAEYAEKFATPFEAAQRGFIDEVIMPKDTRRKLIKAFSALENKSVLRPNRKHGNIPL; this comes from the coding sequence ATGAGCCAGAATCTCGATAAATTAAAAGAAAAAATTGCTGAAGCTCACAAGGGTGGAGGCGAAAAACGAATAGCCAAACAACACGAAAAGAAGAAATTGACCGCCAGAGAAAGGGTCGATTATCTGCTCGATGAAAACTCATTCGAAGAAATAGGAATTCTTGTGACCCACCGTACCACCGATTTTGGTATGGACAAACAAAAGTACTATGGTGATGGAGTGGTTACTGGTTACGGAACTATAAATGGCCGTCTTGTGTATGTTTTTGCTCAGGATTTTACCGTGTTCGGTGGTTCACTATCAGAAACCCATGCCGAAAAGATCTGTAAGATCATGGACATGGCGGTAAAAGTTGGAGCACCTATAATCGGACTTAACGATTCCGGTGGAGCCCGAATTCAGGAAGGCGTAAAATCCCTGGGAGGTTATGCCGATATTTTTCACCGAAATGTGAAAGCATCAGGAGTAATTCCTCAGATCTCTGCGATCATGGGGCCATGTGCTGGTGGTGCAGTATACTCACCGGCGATGACAGATTTCACTCTTATGGTGGAGGATACTTCATATATGTTCGTTACTGGGCCCAATGTGGTAAAAACGGTGACCAATGAAAATGTAACTTCCGAAGAGCTTGGTGGAGCAAGTACACATTCCACAAAATCTGGAGTGACACACCTTACCTGTTCCAATGATATCGTATGCCTTGAAAATATCAAACAACTTATAAGCTATATGCCGCAGAATAACAGATCTGCGCCAGATAAGCTGGAATTCGAATTGGGAGATGAGCATAGGGAAGTCCTGGAAAACATTGTACCCGATAGTTCCAATAAGCCTTATGATATGCATGAGGTGATACAGGGAATCATAGATGAGGATAGCTTCTTTGAAATTCATAAGAACTATGCTGATAATATTATAGTTGGTTTTGCACGAATAGGAGGTAGAAGCGTTGGTATAGTTGCCAATCAACCTATGAGCCTTGCGGGTGTGCTGGATGTGGACTCTTCTAAAAAAGCGGCACGTTTCACGAGATTCTGTGACTGCTTTAATATTCCACTGCTCGTGCTCGTAGATGTACCAGGATTCTTACCCGGTACAGATCAGGAATGGAATGGAATTATTCTTCATGGAGCAAAACTTCTTTACGCCTTGAGTGAAGCTACAGTTCCAAAAGTGACTGTAATTACAAGAAAAGCCTATGGAGGTGCTTATGATGTGATGAACTCAAAACATATTGGCGCAGATCTGAACTTTGCATGGCCTACGGCCGAGATCGCTGTGATGGGTGCAAAAGGAGCCTCAGAGATCATATTCAGAAAAGAGATCAAAGAATCTGACGATCCTGAGCAGAAGCTTGCCGAAAAAGAAGCGGAATATGCAGAAAAATTTGCAACTCCGTTTGAAGCTGCTCAACGGGGATTTATTGACGAAGTGATCATGCCAAAAGATACCCGAAGGAAGTTGATCAAAGCCTTCAGTGCGCTTGAAAACAAATCGGTACTAAGACCTAACAGAAAACACGGGAATATTCCTCTATAA
- the accC gene encoding acetyl-CoA carboxylase biotin carboxylase subunit, whose product MKKILVANRGEIALRIMKTIKKMGINTVAVYSKADRNAPHVRFADEAVCVGEAPSNQSYLRADKIIEVAKELNVDGIHPGYGFLSENASFAETVENNGITWIGPGSKAIKVMGSKLAAKDAVKKYNIPMVPGIDEAITDTNEAKQIAKEIGYPILIKASAGGGGKGMRIVEKEKDLEDQMKRAISEAESAFGDGSVFIEKYVASPRHIEIQVLADTHSNVLHLFERECSIQRRHQKVVEEAPSVVLDEQLRKEMGEAAIKVARACDYVGAGTVEFLFDENRNFYFLEMNTRLQVEHPVTEYITGVDLVEQQIRIARGEKISFDQNDLKIKGHSLELRVYAEDPLEDFMPSTGTLEKYRMPEGEGIRLDNGFEEGMEVPIYYDPMLAKLITYGKTREEAIQMMIKAIDDYIVEGVSTTLPFGKFVFQHDAFKSGDFDTHFVKKYYSPEALKEETEKEARLAALMALKQYLNDKEELRLPIN is encoded by the coding sequence ATGAAAAAAATTTTAGTAGCAAACCGTGGAGAGATCGCACTAAGGATCATGAAGACCATTAAGAAGATGGGGATCAATACCGTTGCGGTTTACTCAAAAGCAGATAGAAATGCGCCACATGTACGTTTTGCCGATGAGGCCGTATGCGTTGGAGAAGCACCATCTAATCAATCCTATCTGCGTGCCGATAAGATCATAGAAGTTGCCAAAGAATTAAACGTAGACGGGATACACCCGGGTTACGGATTTTTAAGTGAAAATGCTTCGTTCGCCGAAACTGTGGAGAATAACGGGATCACCTGGATAGGTCCTGGTTCAAAAGCCATTAAGGTTATGGGAAGTAAGCTTGCCGCTAAGGATGCGGTTAAGAAATATAATATCCCTATGGTTCCCGGTATAGATGAAGCCATTACCGATACCAATGAAGCCAAGCAAATTGCAAAGGAAATAGGTTACCCTATTCTTATAAAAGCTTCTGCCGGAGGTGGCGGTAAGGGAATGCGTATAGTAGAAAAAGAAAAGGACCTCGAGGATCAGATGAAACGTGCTATCAGCGAAGCCGAATCTGCCTTTGGAGATGGATCTGTCTTTATTGAGAAGTATGTAGCTTCTCCAAGACATATCGAAATACAGGTGCTTGCAGATACGCATTCTAATGTTCTGCATTTATTTGAAAGGGAATGCAGTATTCAGCGAAGACATCAAAAAGTAGTGGAAGAGGCTCCATCTGTAGTGTTGGATGAGCAGCTGAGAAAGGAGATGGGAGAAGCCGCGATCAAAGTGGCCAGAGCCTGTGATTATGTTGGTGCAGGGACAGTGGAATTCCTCTTTGACGAAAATCGTAATTTCTACTTCCTGGAAATGAATACGAGATTGCAGGTTGAACATCCGGTTACCGAATATATTACCGGTGTGGACCTTGTAGAACAGCAAATACGCATAGCTAGAGGCGAGAAGATTAGTTTTGATCAAAATGATCTGAAGATTAAAGGACATTCTCTAGAGCTTAGGGTATATGCTGAAGATCCTTTGGAAGACTTTATGCCAAGTACAGGAACTCTGGAGAAATACCGGATGCCTGAAGGAGAAGGGATTCGTCTGGATAACGGTTTTGAAGAAGGCATGGAAGTCCCTATCTATTATGATCCTATGCTTGCTAAGCTTATCACATATGGAAAGACCCGTGAAGAAGCTATACAAATGATGATCAAAGCTATAGATGATTATATAGTTGAAGGGGTGAGTACTACACTGCCTTTTGGTAAGTTCGTTTTTCAGCATGATGCTTTTAAAAGTGGAGATTTTGATACGCATTTTGTTAAAAAATATTATTCTCCCGAAGCCTTGAAGGAAGAAACCGAAAAGGAGGCCAGACTGGCCGCCCTTATGGCATTAAAGCAGTATCTAAACGATAAGGAAGAACTAAGGTTGCCAATCAATTAA
- a CDS encoding acetyl-CoA carboxylase biotin carboxyl carrier protein subunit: protein MDKKYKVKVNDSFDFEFTQEEIEALDTQRTSEKKYHLLQGNQSFKAEVFKSDFLSRNYQIKINSNIYSIKINNELDQLIDDMGLSLGSSKKINDIKAPMPGLILEVSVNEGDEVREGDYLLVLEAMKMENTLTAPRDGVVKSVKVNKGDAVEKNQLLIEMD, encoded by the coding sequence ATGGACAAAAAATACAAGGTAAAGGTCAACGATTCTTTCGATTTTGAATTTACTCAGGAAGAGATCGAGGCGCTCGACACTCAAAGAACTTCAGAGAAGAAATACCATCTCCTTCAGGGAAATCAGTCTTTTAAAGCTGAGGTATTTAAATCAGATTTTTTATCAAGAAACTATCAGATCAAGATCAACTCGAATATTTATTCGATTAAGATAAATAATGAGCTTGACCAGTTGATAGATGATATGGGACTCTCTCTGGGGAGCTCCAAGAAAATTAACGATATCAAGGCACCTATGCCTGGATTGATACTGGAAGTTAGCGTTAATGAAGGGGATGAGGTGAGAGAAGGAGATTATCTTCTGGTATTGGAAGCCATGAAAATGGAGAATACCTTAACCGCACCCAGAGATGGGGTTGTGAAATCTGTTAAGGTAAATAAAGGTGATGCCGTAGAAAAGAATCAATTGCTTATAGAGATGGATTAG
- a CDS encoding MBL fold metallo-hydrolase has translation MTIKQFKDDPLAHYSYAIVSNGQMALVDPSRNPMEYYRYAEEQNAKIVAVFESHPHADFVSSHMQIHEETGATIYASEKLGADYPHKSFDDGDSFKMGNVTFKAINTPGHSPDSITIVAEEEGKTALFTGDTLFIGNVGRPDLREKAGNMKAKRMELAKDMYHTIKNKFTDLPDDALVYPAHGAGSLCGKNMSDASSSTLGNERQSNWAFQDQTEEEFVEEILKDQPFIPSYFGFNVDINKTGPENVQRTKWANKLRLSVDEVEDGVTVVDTRDGDAYKAGHLPNSINIMARSEKDKYETWLGAIIEPEEEFYLVLNSVDDLEEMLERTAKIGYEKQVKAVITLSDKVSRKSDDLDVSEFKNDKEAYTIVDIRNDGEVADGKIFDSAIAIPLNELRDRASEIPSDKPVVVHCAGGYRSAAGSSILENKFKDIKIYDLSEAIKDFK, from the coding sequence ATGACTATAAAACAATTTAAAGATGACCCTTTAGCTCATTATTCTTACGCTATCGTAAGTAATGGACAAATGGCATTGGTTGATCCATCTAGAAATCCGATGGAATACTATAGATATGCTGAAGAACAAAATGCTAAAATAGTGGCGGTTTTTGAAAGCCATCCACATGCCGATTTTGTGAGTAGCCACATGCAGATCCATGAAGAAACCGGAGCTACGATCTATGCAAGTGAAAAGCTGGGTGCAGATTATCCGCATAAGAGCTTTGATGATGGAGATTCTTTTAAAATGGGAAATGTGACTTTTAAGGCCATTAATACACCTGGTCACTCACCGGATAGTATCACTATTGTTGCTGAAGAAGAAGGTAAGACCGCATTATTTACGGGTGATACATTGTTCATAGGGAATGTTGGTAGACCAGACTTACGTGAAAAAGCCGGTAATATGAAGGCTAAGCGTATGGAGTTGGCTAAAGACATGTACCACACAATAAAAAACAAGTTCACAGACCTTCCAGATGATGCATTGGTTTATCCAGCACATGGTGCAGGATCGCTTTGTGGTAAGAATATGAGCGATGCTTCTTCCAGTACTCTTGGGAATGAAAGACAGTCTAACTGGGCATTTCAGGATCAGACAGAAGAGGAGTTCGTTGAGGAAATCTTGAAAGACCAGCCTTTTATCCCTTCTTACTTTGGTTTTAATGTGGATATAAATAAGACAGGACCTGAGAATGTACAGCGTACAAAATGGGCTAATAAACTTAGACTTAGTGTAGATGAAGTGGAAGATGGTGTTACCGTTGTAGATACACGAGATGGAGATGCTTATAAGGCAGGTCACCTTCCTAATAGTATCAATATAATGGCGAGGTCTGAGAAAGATAAATACGAAACCTGGCTGGGAGCTATTATAGAGCCTGAAGAAGAATTCTATCTGGTACTTAATTCTGTGGATGACCTTGAAGAAATGCTGGAGAGAACGGCTAAGATAGGTTATGAAAAACAGGTTAAGGCCGTTATAACTCTTAGTGATAAAGTTTCCAGAAAATCTGATGATCTTGATGTAAGTGAATTCAAGAATGATAAAGAAGCTTATACCATAGTGGACATTAGAAATGATGGGGAAGTTGCAGACGGAAAGATATTCGACTCTGCGATTGCCATACCATTAAATGAGCTTAGAGACAGAGCTTCTGAGATCCCTTCAGATAAACCTGTTGTTGTGCATTGTGCAGGAGGTTACAGATCTGCTGCGGGTAGCAGTATTCTTGAAAATAAATTTAAGGATATTAAGATCTATGATCTTAGCGAAGCGATCAAGGATTTTAAATAA
- a CDS encoding sterol desaturase family protein encodes MQKYLDIVISSFDGYFNYLINEIINPGWTSYFYWLIGLSLLVWLLEVFIPWRKEQDIIRKGFWLDTFYIIFNFFLFSLIGYNALSNVGVELFNDFLMLFGIENLVAVRIDTFPAWTQLLIMFIVADFIQWNVHRQLHRRPWLWEFHKIHHSVKEMGYAAQFRFHFMETIIYKSLQYIPLAMIGFGIKEFFVVHMFTVLVGHLNHANLGWSYGPLGYIFNNPKMHIWHHSKKLPKDRPYGMNYGLSLSLWDYIFGTAYVPENGKRIELGFSGDENFPEDFGNQMMFPFRKRIK; translated from the coding sequence CTGCAGAAGTATTTAGATATTGTAATTAGTTCGTTTGATGGATATTTTAATTATCTGATTAACGAAATAATTAACCCGGGCTGGACCAGTTATTTTTACTGGTTGATAGGTTTGTCTTTGCTTGTCTGGTTATTAGAAGTTTTTATACCCTGGAGAAAAGAACAGGATATAATTCGTAAAGGCTTTTGGCTGGACACTTTTTATATCATATTTAATTTCTTTCTTTTTTCCCTCATTGGTTATAATGCTCTTAGTAATGTTGGTGTAGAACTGTTCAATGATTTTCTGATGCTCTTTGGGATCGAGAATCTTGTGGCTGTGAGAATAGATACTTTTCCTGCTTGGACTCAGTTACTCATCATGTTCATAGTAGCAGATTTTATCCAATGGAATGTTCATAGACAATTGCACAGGAGACCATGGCTGTGGGAATTCCATAAGATACATCACAGTGTGAAGGAAATGGGATATGCAGCGCAGTTCAGGTTTCATTTTATGGAGACCATAATATATAAGAGTCTGCAGTATATTCCGCTCGCCATGATAGGCTTTGGGATTAAAGAATTTTTCGTGGTACATATGTTTACCGTTCTCGTTGGACATCTGAATCACGCCAATCTGGGATGGAGCTACGGTCCTTTGGGATATATTTTCAATAATCCCAAAATGCACATTTGGCATCATTCCAAGAAATTGCCTAAAGACAGGCCATATGGCATGAATTACGGGCTTAGCCTCAGCCTATGGGATTATATTTTCGGGACTGCCTATGTTCCTGAAAATGGTAAAAGAATAGAATTAGGCTTTAGCGGAGATGAAAATTTTCCTGAAGATTTTGGAAACCAAATGATGTTTCCGTTTAGAAAGAGAATAAAATAG
- a CDS encoding DoxX family protein has translation MKTYLRTNYRSVIMLRIMLSGIFLVASFNHLVNAEKTAKRIQQANFKGIAYFFGEPKFLVILSGAVMLLAGASFLIGYRTKWAAMILTAVLIPITLTIQVGQITTLGPLFKNIAILGGLLFFIINDFKNHKNEIQ, from the coding sequence ATGAAAACATATTTAAGGACCAATTACAGGTCTGTCATCATGCTGCGCATTATGCTTAGCGGGATATTTCTTGTAGCCAGTTTTAATCATCTGGTAAATGCTGAGAAAACCGCAAAGAGGATACAGCAGGCGAACTTTAAAGGTATAGCCTACTTTTTTGGAGAACCGAAGTTTTTAGTGATCCTATCCGGAGCAGTAATGTTACTGGCAGGAGCCAGCTTTTTGATTGGTTACAGGACAAAATGGGCCGCCATGATTTTAACCGCAGTATTAATACCAATAACTCTGACCATTCAGGTTGGACAAATCACAACTCTAGGCCCATTATTCAAAAACATAGCGATCCTTGGTGGATTGTTATTCTTTATTATTAACGATTTTAAAAATCATAAAAACGAAATACAATGA
- a CDS encoding DsrE family protein: MRTILLSSFILMLSLFSSTVKAQENAQDKENHVVLTRKIPQLKPIILSAKELAKEDGDKFGDFQVVICGKTVQNLTDEEKISSFIEMAKANKVSLVACGFSIEKFKVDSSKIPKDIKIVKNGILHNLRLQKQGYKSIEL; the protein is encoded by the coding sequence ATGAGAACTATATTATTAAGCAGCTTTATCTTAATGCTAAGCTTATTTAGCAGTACGGTGAAAGCTCAAGAAAATGCACAGGATAAAGAAAACCATGTTGTGCTCACCCGGAAAATACCTCAATTGAAGCCTATTATTTTAAGCGCTAAAGAACTAGCGAAGGAAGATGGAGACAAATTTGGAGATTTCCAGGTCGTGATCTGTGGTAAAACAGTACAAAACCTGACGGATGAAGAAAAAATATCTTCCTTCATAGAAATGGCAAAGGCCAATAAGGTAAGTTTAGTAGCCTGTGGATTTTCTATAGAAAAATTCAAAGTAGACTCCAGTAAGATCCCGAAAGACATTAAAATCGTAAAGAATGGGATCTTACACAATTTGAGATTACAAAAACAAGGCTATAAAAGTATAGAGCTTTAA
- a CDS encoding M1 family metallopeptidase — translation MRSLLKLIFVLIFSTGLSAQNPSVDIEKYSFGIELSDNDDIISGTTDIHYKLRSATDSIVLDLVMMDEAGKGMKVDSILSGGKILKFKQYNEKLAIVNPQDTSALKIYYHGVPKDGLIISKNKYGDRTFFGDNWPNRAHNWLPVIDHPSDKAFVDFKVTVPSHYQVVANGRLKELSNLESGEVYYHYSSEVALPTKVMVIGVAEFAVQHLEEIQDIPVSSWVYRENKEAGFYDYAQAKKVLEYFIEKIGPYPYSKLANVQSTTRFGGMENASNIFYFENSVTGKRESEFLIAHEIAHQWFGDSASETDWSHLWLSEGFATYLTDLYAEDTYGKAKLDEKLKDERDQVIAFSKKSNTPVVDSSRTNYIELLNANSYEKGAWTLHMLRRKIGDENFWSSIRQYYQKYKLSNASTEDLKNVFEEVSGQDLDAFFRQWVLQYGHPVIKSDWSYKRKTIQLTIEQLQENNFNFPLQIKFHYKDGTSEIKDLEISEKAENFEFRSDKKPVKIELDPETNLLFEEAGA, via the coding sequence ATGAGATCGCTACTTAAACTTATTTTTGTTCTAATTTTTTCAACCGGGCTTAGTGCTCAAAATCCTTCTGTAGATATAGAAAAATATAGTTTTGGAATTGAGCTTTCAGATAATGATGATATTATTAGCGGAACTACAGATATCCATTATAAATTAAGATCTGCTACAGATTCTATTGTTCTGGATCTCGTCATGATGGATGAAGCGGGCAAGGGAATGAAGGTAGATAGTATTCTTAGCGGTGGTAAAATTCTTAAATTTAAACAGTATAATGAGAAGCTGGCGATCGTTAATCCCCAAGATACTTCCGCTTTAAAGATATATTATCACGGTGTTCCCAAGGATGGCCTTATTATAAGTAAAAACAAATACGGAGACCGTACATTCTTTGGGGATAACTGGCCTAACCGCGCCCATAACTGGCTACCGGTTATAGATCATCCTTCAGACAAGGCTTTCGTGGATTTTAAAGTGACTGTACCTTCCCACTATCAGGTTGTGGCTAACGGAAGACTCAAGGAATTGAGTAATCTGGAGTCAGGAGAAGTTTATTATCATTATTCCAGTGAGGTAGCCCTGCCCACTAAGGTGATGGTTATTGGGGTTGCTGAATTTGCTGTACAGCATTTAGAAGAAATACAGGATATTCCTGTTTCCAGCTGGGTATATCGGGAAAATAAAGAAGCAGGCTTTTACGATTATGCACAGGCGAAAAAAGTACTGGAATATTTCATTGAAAAGATCGGGCCTTACCCCTATTCCAAACTGGCCAATGTACAATCTACAACGCGTTTTGGCGGAATGGAGAATGCGAGTAATATCTTCTATTTCGAAAATTCGGTTACGGGAAAGAGAGAATCAGAATTTCTGATCGCGCACGAGATCGCCCACCAGTGGTTTGGTGATTCAGCTTCAGAAACCGACTGGTCACATCTCTGGCTTAGTGAGGGATTCGCAACCTATCTTACAGATCTTTATGCTGAAGACACTTACGGAAAAGCGAAACTCGATGAGAAATTAAAGGATGAGAGAGATCAGGTAATAGCCTTCAGTAAAAAATCAAATACGCCGGTAGTAGACAGCAGCAGGACCAATTATATTGAGCTTTTGAATGCCAATTCTTATGAAAAAGGAGCCTGGACACTACATATGTTAAGAAGAAAAATTGGGGATGAGAATTTTTGGAGTTCGATAAGACAATATTATCAAAAATATAAACTGAGCAATGCCAGTACCGAAGATCTTAAAAACGTATTTGAAGAGGTTAGCGGACAAGACCTTGATGCGTTCTTTAGGCAATGGGTCTTACAATATGGACATCCTGTAATAAAAAGCGACTGGAGTTATAAAAGGAAAACGATCCAGCTGACTATTGAACAGCTACAGGAAAACAACTTTAATTTTCCGCTGCAGATCAAGTTTCATTATAAGGATGGTACTTCTGAGATCAAGGATCTTGAAATTTCAGAAAAAGCAGAAAACTTTGAGTTCAGATCGGATAAAAAGCCGGTCAAGATCGAACTTGATCCTGAAACCAATCTTTTGTTCGAAGAAGCAGGCGCTTAA
- a CDS encoding nitroreductase family protein: MSSKEKIINGYRHIEYNSEVISGDESAERCRSFYEWLDTRRSVRHFSDREVSREIIENIIRAGGTAPSGAHKQPWKFCAVSNAEMKSRIRQAAEKEEQENYNSRMSERWLKDLAPLGTDDNKEFLEIAPWLIIVFKEAYELDENNEKHNNYYVNESVGIACGMLISAIHNAGLATLTHTPSPMNFLSDLLDRPKNERAYLLLPVGYASEEAFVPDLKRKKLSEISDFYE, encoded by the coding sequence ATGTCTTCAAAGGAAAAGATCATTAATGGCTATCGCCATATAGAGTATAATTCAGAAGTAATTTCAGGGGATGAATCAGCAGAGCGTTGCCGTTCTTTCTACGAGTGGCTGGATACAAGGCGTTCAGTAAGGCATTTTTCAGACAGGGAAGTCTCCAGGGAAATCATAGAAAATATAATAAGGGCTGGCGGCACAGCACCTTCCGGCGCTCATAAACAGCCCTGGAAATTCTGTGCGGTATCTAATGCCGAAATGAAATCCAGAATAAGACAGGCCGCAGAAAAAGAAGAGCAGGAAAATTATAATTCCCGAATGAGTGAACGCTGGCTTAAGGATCTGGCGCCTCTTGGAACCGACGATAATAAGGAGTTTTTAGAGATCGCCCCATGGCTCATTATCGTTTTTAAGGAGGCCTACGAACTCGATGAGAATAACGAGAAACATAACAATTATTACGTGAACGAATCTGTAGGTATCGCCTGTGGGATGCTCATCTCTGCAATCCATAATGCCGGATTGGCTACCCTCACTCATACGCCAAGTCCCATGAACTTTCTTTCAGACCTTCTCGACAGGCCAAAGAATGAAAGGGCATATTTACTCCTTCCTGTAGGTTATGCTTCAGAAGAAGCTTTTGTGCCCGACCTTAAGCGGAAAAAGCTTTCTGAGATCAGCGATTTTTATGAGTAA